CTTTTCTAACGCCGCTCTTTTTCAATATAATTCTGAATCTTTTTGTTTATAAATATGTGAATATATTTGCAATATCGACCATATTGAGTACGTTGATAATAACCTTACTAATAGATTACTCTACCGGTTTAATTTCTGGCCTCATATTTTCCGCTTACTTTGGTATTTTATTCGGATTTGACTTGAAGTTCACAATTTTTTTGTTTTTACCTGCAGCAGTTGTCGCACTATCATCAAGAAAGATCAAAAGGAGAGTAGAGATAATACTACCATTTTTATGGGCTAGTTTAACACAAATTATCGTTGCTTATGTTATTAACTTATACTATAACCCTTTGGACTATCTCATAATAATCGAAAGTAATTTTTTAAGCATGTTGGTAACTATGGGTATCTTACCCTTCTTTGAATACTTAACTAGAGTTTATTCAGAGATCGGTTTATTGGAACTGGGTAATTTAAGCAATCCTTTGCTAAAAAATCTTTCTTTGAAAGCACCGGGAACATACTATCACAGCATGATCATATCTAACTTAGCGGAAAGTTCCTCTGAAATTATCAATGGAAATACGGTGTTAGCTAGAGTAGGTTCGTACTTCCACGATATAGGGAAGGTGTGGAGACCTCAGTTTTTCTCAGAAAACCAAAAGAATAAAAACCCTCATTCTGATATAAGTGCTAAATTAAGTTCTCTGATATTAAACAACCATGTTACCTATGGTATCGAATTGGCAAAAAAATACCGTTTACCCATACTGATAGAGGATATGATAGCACAGCATCACGGCACAAGGGTTAAGCAATTCTTTTACAGCGAATATTATAATCAAACAGGGATAAAAGATACCAACATGTTCAGATATCCCGGACCCATTCCTCAATTTAAGGAAGCTGCTATACTAATGATATGTGATGTAACCGAAGCCATGGTAAGAAGCATGCAAGAGTTAAGCGCTGTGGATCTTAATGAAAAACTTGATAATTTGATAAACTCTCTTTTTTTTGAGGGACAGTTAGACGATTGTGGATTAACACTTAGAGAAATCAGAAAGATAAAAGGCCGTATTATTAGAACCATAATGGAAATGAATCATAAAAGGAT
The sequence above is drawn from the Petrotoga mexicana DSM 14811 genome and encodes:
- a CDS encoding HDIG domain-containing metalloprotein → MKSKNTENNKQTSKSLFQKANLFFSKNKGFIIRVILFIFLSLFAEWLIFHRISLNFQLSFNLVFLVFWIFIGEFLLPRNKMFELHPKNYWAAFLTPLFFNIILNLFVYKYVNIFAISTILSTLIITLLIDYSTGLISGLIFSAYFGILFGFDLKFTIFLFLPAAVVALSSRKIKRRVEIILPFLWASLTQIIVAYVINLYYNPLDYLIIIESNFLSMLVTMGILPFFEYLTRVYSEIGLLELGNLSNPLLKNLSLKAPGTYYHSMIISNLAESSSEIINGNTVLARVGSYFHDIGKVWRPQFFSENQKNKNPHSDISAKLSSLILNNHVTYGIELAKKYRLPILIEDMIAQHHGTRVKQFFYSEYYNQTGIKDTNMFRYPGPIPQFKEAAILMICDVTEAMVRSMQELSAVDLNEKLDNLINSLFFEGQLDDCGLTLREIRKIKGRIIRTIMEMNHKRISYPKVEAKELRE